A single region of the Acipenser ruthenus chromosome 57, fAciRut3.2 maternal haplotype, whole genome shotgun sequence genome encodes:
- the LOC117407669 gene encoding zinc finger protein 480-like isoform X8, with protein sequence MPRRCVAGGCSNTNQGRFKLHKWPKRPEVARVWTAFVRKTSASWRKPTKWSHLCSSHFEERCYETTAIARSCGIQPRLRDDASPTVRPKKATVVAKTRHFKSPHKRVRLQTKHDELSGSAGELVFVSPLDLLASADVSLTQQEGNSKKLDPSFSTVFTSTPKLKKSLPGGRSAFGKRENTGVFQEICAATATPVTTAGDGLDEYSLRADAGAEIVIQVRPDVNSIGKEKKLRTDQPHSKEVSEMEAAHITPELPIRWVVSADRTVEIKEEVTELGCDQANERSLQEETPPSSITERATDMKLPEVEPVPIKEETPEDLEPVHIKKEVTALEPVHMNEDSPVLQSVYIQMVVLNPITLFNVQGSHNGKSFSQLQSLAVHQPHHTGAKPHHCNKCGKSFTHLRNFKRHQRVHTGEKPHQCNKCGKRFPDVGSLKRHQRVHTGEKPYQCDECGKCFTQSGKVKKHQRVHSGEKPHQCNACGKCFTELGSLKTHQRVHTGEKPHQCSECGKRFAVLAGLKTHQRIHTGEKPHQCNECGKSFIQSGKLKRHQRVHTGEKPHQCNECEKSFAVLASLKTHQRFHTGERPYHCNQCGKLFAALRNLKTHQQIHTGEKSYQCSQCEKRFNRLANLKRHQRVHTRETTTIY encoded by the exons ATGCCCCGTCGATGTGTCGCAGGGGGTTGTAGCAACACAAACCAAGGCAGGTTTAAACTTCACAAGTGGCCGAAGCGCCCAGAGGTCGCCAGGGTTTGGACTGCGTTTGTCCGGAAAACGAGCGCCTCCTGGAGGAAGCCGACAAAATGGTCGCACTTGTGCTCGTCCCATTTCGAGGAGCGGTGCTACGAGACGACAGCGATTGCCAGGTCCTGTGGTATCCAGCCTCGACTGAGAGACGATGCGTCCCCCACAGTTAGACCAAAGAAGGCAACAGTTGTAgcgaaaacaagacattttaagTCTCCTCATAAACGTGTGAGACTCCAGACAAAACACGACGAGCTGAGCGGGTCTGCGGGTGAGCTTGTTTTCGTGTCACCGTTAGACTTACTGGCGTCAGCTGACGTTTCCTTGACCCAGCAAGAGGGAAACAGTAAGAAACTGGACCCCAGTTTTTCCACAGTATTCACTTCGACCCCCAAATTAAAGAAAAGTTTACCAGGTGGAAGATCAGCATTTGGAAAGAGAGAGAATACAGGG GTGTTTCAGGAAATCTGTGCTGCCACAGCGACTCCAGTTACAACTGCAGGTGACGGATTAGATGAATATAGTTTGAGAGCTGATGCTGGAGCTGAAATTGTCATTCAAGTCCGCCCCGATGTAAATTCAATAGgcaaggaaaaaaaat TGAGAACGGATCAGCCTCACTCAAAGGAAGTTTCtgagatggaagcagctcacatcaccccagagcttcctattcgatgggttgtttctgcagacaggactgttgagatcaaggaggaagtgactgagctggggtgtgaccaggccaatgagcggagcctgcaggaggaaacgccaccttctagcatcactgagagag CTACAGATATGAAGCTTCCTGAAGTGGAACCTGTCCCCATTAAAGAAGAGACTCCAGAAGATctagagcctgtccacattaagaAAGAAGTCACAGCTCTGGAACCTGTCCACATGAACGAGGATAGTCCTGTACTACAATCAGTTTATATTCAAATGgttgttctcaatcctataaccttATTCAACGTGCAGGGTTCACATAATGGGAAGAGCTTCTCTCAATTACAAAGTCTTGCAGTACACCAGCCACATCACACAGGAGCtaaaccacaccactgtaataaatgtggaaagagcttcactCATTTGAGAAactttaaaagacaccagcgagttcacacaggcgagaaacctCACCAGTGTAATAAATGTGGGAAGAGGTTCCCTGATGTAGGAagtcttaaaagacaccagcgagttcacacaggagagaaaccataccaGTGTGATGAGTGTGGAAAGTGCTTTACTCAATCAGGAAAAgttaaaaaacaccagcgagttcattcaggagagaaaccacaccagtGCAATGCATGTGGAAAGTGCTTTACAGAGTTAGGaagccttaaaacacaccagcgagttcacacaggagagaaaccacaccagtGTAGTGAATGTGGGAAACGCTTCGCTGTGTTAGCAGGCCTTAAAACACatcagcgcattcacacaggagagaaaccacatcagTGTAATGAATGTGGAAAAAGCTTCATTCAATCAGGAAaacttaaaagacaccagcgagttcacacaggagagaaaccacaccagtGTAATGAATGCGAGAAGAGCTTTGCCGTATTAGCaagccttaaaacacaccagagatttcacacaggagagagaccGTACCACTGTAATCAATGCGGGAAGCTCTTTGCTGCATTAAGaaaccttaaaacacaccagcaaattcacacggGAGAAAAATCGTACCAGTGTAGTCAGTGTGAGAAGAGATTTAATCGATTAGCaaatcttaaaagacaccagcgagttcacacgAGAGAAACAACAACTATATATTAA
- the LOC117407669 gene encoding zinc finger protein 568-like isoform X1, with protein MPRRCVAGGCSNTNQGRFKLHKWPKRPEVARVWTAFVRKTSASWRKPTKWSHLCSSHFEERCYETTAIARSCGIQPRLRDDASPTVRPKKATVVAKTRHFKSPHKRVRLQTKHDELSGSAGELVFVSPLDLLASADVSLTQQEGNSKKLDPSFSTVFTSTPKLKKSLPGGRSAFGKRENTGVFQEICAATATPVTTAGDGLDEYSLRADAGAEIVIQVRPDVNSIGKEKKLRTDQPHSKEVSEMEAAHITPELPIRWVVSADRTVEIKEEVTELGCDQANERSLQEETPPSSITERGIGMKLVRLGRREESEMASSHFTVETPELKPALIKEESPALESVHIKQESPVPESVHIKEESPVLESVHIKEESPVPESVHIKRVILNSKPLSSLQGSLPCPGCGESFNPEGNLETSPGKTLHRCAGCVKTFRESGILNGQQQTGTGKTPYNCHECGADFRHHSTVKHHLRVLKVQLGYPCESEDSEMAPVHIKEELPELDPVHVKEELPELEPVHITEETLALEPVQINEESPEVESAERQHLSGSKVEEREHDSTPLLQCKNSPSDKPQCKKHRETTPQEEKQLIVKIPSVQVLFFLESAETARSVCVTDSETQGNLKTLPCSTEDGKSSCQLGSPETHKGNHTGGTAFPCADCGKRFSNLAHLKRHQRVHTGEKPHHCNDCGRSFTQLGSFKTHQLIHTGQKTHHCNSCDKRFSRSEYLKAHQRIHTGEKPHHCNDCGKRFTQLGNLKKHQLIHTDEKPHHCNTCEKRFSRSEYLKHHQRIHTGEKPHHCNYCGRSFTQFGSLKTHQLIHTGEKPHHCNDCGKCFTQLGNLKIHQRIHTGEKPHHCNECGRSFTRIDNLKMHQRIHTGEKPHHCNDCGKSFTELGHLKRHQLIHAAAKP; from the exons ATGCCCCGTCGATGTGTCGCAGGGGGTTGTAGCAACACAAACCAAGGCAGGTTTAAACTTCACAAGTGGCCGAAGCGCCCAGAGGTCGCCAGGGTTTGGACTGCGTTTGTCCGGAAAACGAGCGCCTCCTGGAGGAAGCCGACAAAATGGTCGCACTTGTGCTCGTCCCATTTCGAGGAGCGGTGCTACGAGACGACAGCGATTGCCAGGTCCTGTGGTATCCAGCCTCGACTGAGAGACGATGCGTCCCCCACAGTTAGACCAAAGAAGGCAACAGTTGTAgcgaaaacaagacattttaagTCTCCTCATAAACGTGTGAGACTCCAGACAAAACACGACGAGCTGAGCGGGTCTGCGGGTGAGCTTGTTTTCGTGTCACCGTTAGACTTACTGGCGTCAGCTGACGTTTCCTTGACCCAGCAAGAGGGAAACAGTAAGAAACTGGACCCCAGTTTTTCCACAGTATTCACTTCGACCCCCAAATTAAAGAAAAGTTTACCAGGTGGAAGATCAGCATTTGGAAAGAGAGAGAATACAGGG GTGTTTCAGGAAATCTGTGCTGCCACAGCGACTCCAGTTACAACTGCAGGTGACGGATTAGATGAATATAGTTTGAGAGCTGATGCTGGAGCTGAAATTGTCATTCAAGTCCGCCCCGATGTAAATTCAATAGgcaaggaaaaaaaat TGAGAACGGATCAGCCTCACTCAAAGGAAGTTTCtgagatggaagcagctcacatcaccccagagcttcctattcgatgggttgtttctgcagacaggactgttgagatcaaggaggaagtgactgagctggggtgtgaccaggccaatgagcggagcctgcaggaggaaacgccaccttctagcatcactgagagag gtattggTATGAAATTGGTACGTCTTGGTAGAAGAGAAGAATCAGAAATGGCATCTTCTCACTTTACAGTGGAGACCCCTGAACTGAAACCTGCCctcattaaagaggagagtcctgcgcTAGAATCGGTCCACattaaacaggagagtcctgttccagaatcagtccatattaaagaggagagtcctgtactagaatcagtccatattaaagaggagagtcctgttccagaatcagtccatattaaaaggGTTATTCTCAATTCTAAACCCTTAAGCAGCTTGCAGGGCTCTCTTCCCTGTCCTGGATGTGGGGAGAGTTTTAATCCTGAAGGAAACCTTGAAACATCTCCTGGAAAGACTCTGCATCGCTGTGCTGGATGTGTGAAGACTTTCAGGGAGTCAGGAATCCTGAACGGACAGCAGCAAACAGGcactggaaagactccatataacTGTCATGAATGCGGGGCAGATTTCAGACACCACAGCACCGTGAAACACCACCTGCGAGTTCTGAAGGTACAGCTGGGTTATCCTTGTGAAAGCGAGGATTCAGAGATGgcgcctgtccacattaaagaggagcttCCTGAACTAGACCCTGTCCATGTGAAAGAGGAGCTTCCTGAGCTGGAACCTGTCCACATTACAGAGGAGACCCTGGCACTTGAACCTGTCCAGATTAACGAGGAAAGTCCCGAGGTAGAATCAGCAGAACGTCAACACCTTTCAG GTTCTAAAGTAGAAGAaagagaacacgactccactccattactgcagtgcaaaaactcTCCCAGTGACAAACCTCAGTGCAAGAAGCACAGAGAGACGACGCCCCAAGAAGAAAAACAATTGATTGTTAAAATCCCTTCTGTACAAGTGCTGTTTTTTCTGGAGAGTGCAGAGACTGCACGTTCTGTGTGTGTGACcgattctgaaacccagggcaacttgaagaccttgccttGCTCTACTGAAGatgggaagagttcctgtcagTTAGGCTctcctgaaactcacaagggaaatcacACAGGAGGGACTGcatttccctgtgctgattgtgggaagagattcagtaaTTTAGcacaccttaaaagacaccagcgtgttcacactggagagaagccacacCACTGTAATGATTGTGGGAGAAGTTTCACTCAATTAGGAAGTTTTAAAACACACCAATTAATCCACACAGGACAGAAAACACACCACTGTAATTCATGTGACAAGAGGTTCTCTCGATCAGAATATCTTAAagcacaccagcgcattcacactggagagaaaccacaccactgtaatgaTTGTGGGAAGCGCTTCACTCAATTAGgaaatcttaaaaaacaccaacTAATTCACACAGACgagaaaccacaccactgtaatACATGTGAGAAGAGGTTCTCTCGATCAGAATATCTTAAAcatcaccagcgaattcacacaggagagaagccacacCACTGTAATTATTGTGGGAGAAGTTTCACTCAATTTGGAAGTCTTAAAACACACCAAttaatccacactggagagaaaccacaccatTGTAATGATTGTGGGAAGTGCTTCACTCAATTAGGAAATCTTAAAATACACCAACGgatacacacaggagagaaaccacaccactgtaatgaatgtggaaGAAGTTTCACTCGAATAGACAACCTTAAAAtgcaccaacgaattcacacaggagagaaaccacaccactgcaatgactgtgggaagagcttcactgAATTAGGACATCTTAAAAGACACCAATTAATTCACGCAGCAGCGAAACCCTGA
- the LOC117407669 gene encoding zinc finger protein 568-like isoform X2: MPRRCVAGGCSNTNQGRFKLHKWPKRPEVARVWTAFVRKTSASWRKPTKWSHLCSSHFEERCYETTAIARSCGIQPRLRDDASPTVRPKKATVVAKTRHFKSPHKRVRLQTKHDELSGSAGELVFVSPLDLLASADVSLTQQEGNSKKLDPSFSTVFTSTPKLKKSLPGGRSAFGKRENTGVFQEICAATATPVTTAGDGLDEYSLRADAGAEIVIQVRPDVNSIGKEKKLRTDQPHSKEVSEMEAAHITPELPIRWVVSADRTVEIKEEVTELGCDQANERSLQEETPPSSITERGIGMKLVRLGRREESEMASSHFTVETPELKPALIKEESPALESVHIKQESPVPESVHIKEESPVLESVHIKEESPVPESVHIKRVILNSKPLSSLQGSLPCPGCGESFNPEGNLETSPGKTLHRCAGCVKTFRESGILNGQQQTGTGKTPYNCHECGADFRHHSTVKHHLRVLKVQLGYPCESEDSEMAPVHIKEELPELDPVHVKEELPELEPVHITEETLALEPVQINEESPEVESAERQHLSVEEREHDSTPLLQCKNSPSDKPQCKKHRETTPQEEKQLIVKIPSVQVLFFLESAETARSVCVTDSETQGNLKTLPCSTEDGKSSCQLGSPETHKGNHTGGTAFPCADCGKRFSNLAHLKRHQRVHTGEKPHHCNDCGRSFTQLGSFKTHQLIHTGQKTHHCNSCDKRFSRSEYLKAHQRIHTGEKPHHCNDCGKRFTQLGNLKKHQLIHTDEKPHHCNTCEKRFSRSEYLKHHQRIHTGEKPHHCNYCGRSFTQFGSLKTHQLIHTGEKPHHCNDCGKCFTQLGNLKIHQRIHTGEKPHHCNECGRSFTRIDNLKMHQRIHTGEKPHHCNDCGKSFTELGHLKRHQLIHAAAKP; the protein is encoded by the exons ATGCCCCGTCGATGTGTCGCAGGGGGTTGTAGCAACACAAACCAAGGCAGGTTTAAACTTCACAAGTGGCCGAAGCGCCCAGAGGTCGCCAGGGTTTGGACTGCGTTTGTCCGGAAAACGAGCGCCTCCTGGAGGAAGCCGACAAAATGGTCGCACTTGTGCTCGTCCCATTTCGAGGAGCGGTGCTACGAGACGACAGCGATTGCCAGGTCCTGTGGTATCCAGCCTCGACTGAGAGACGATGCGTCCCCCACAGTTAGACCAAAGAAGGCAACAGTTGTAgcgaaaacaagacattttaagTCTCCTCATAAACGTGTGAGACTCCAGACAAAACACGACGAGCTGAGCGGGTCTGCGGGTGAGCTTGTTTTCGTGTCACCGTTAGACTTACTGGCGTCAGCTGACGTTTCCTTGACCCAGCAAGAGGGAAACAGTAAGAAACTGGACCCCAGTTTTTCCACAGTATTCACTTCGACCCCCAAATTAAAGAAAAGTTTACCAGGTGGAAGATCAGCATTTGGAAAGAGAGAGAATACAGGG GTGTTTCAGGAAATCTGTGCTGCCACAGCGACTCCAGTTACAACTGCAGGTGACGGATTAGATGAATATAGTTTGAGAGCTGATGCTGGAGCTGAAATTGTCATTCAAGTCCGCCCCGATGTAAATTCAATAGgcaaggaaaaaaaat TGAGAACGGATCAGCCTCACTCAAAGGAAGTTTCtgagatggaagcagctcacatcaccccagagcttcctattcgatgggttgtttctgcagacaggactgttgagatcaaggaggaagtgactgagctggggtgtgaccaggccaatgagcggagcctgcaggaggaaacgccaccttctagcatcactgagagag gtattggTATGAAATTGGTACGTCTTGGTAGAAGAGAAGAATCAGAAATGGCATCTTCTCACTTTACAGTGGAGACCCCTGAACTGAAACCTGCCctcattaaagaggagagtcctgcgcTAGAATCGGTCCACattaaacaggagagtcctgttccagaatcagtccatattaaagaggagagtcctgtactagaatcagtccatattaaagaggagagtcctgttccagaatcagtccatattaaaaggGTTATTCTCAATTCTAAACCCTTAAGCAGCTTGCAGGGCTCTCTTCCCTGTCCTGGATGTGGGGAGAGTTTTAATCCTGAAGGAAACCTTGAAACATCTCCTGGAAAGACTCTGCATCGCTGTGCTGGATGTGTGAAGACTTTCAGGGAGTCAGGAATCCTGAACGGACAGCAGCAAACAGGcactggaaagactccatataacTGTCATGAATGCGGGGCAGATTTCAGACACCACAGCACCGTGAAACACCACCTGCGAGTTCTGAAGGTACAGCTGGGTTATCCTTGTGAAAGCGAGGATTCAGAGATGgcgcctgtccacattaaagaggagcttCCTGAACTAGACCCTGTCCATGTGAAAGAGGAGCTTCCTGAGCTGGAACCTGTCCACATTACAGAGGAGACCCTGGCACTTGAACCTGTCCAGATTAACGAGGAAAGTCCCGAGGTAGAATCAGCAGAACGTCAACACCTTTCAG TAGAAGAaagagaacacgactccactccattactgcagtgcaaaaactcTCCCAGTGACAAACCTCAGTGCAAGAAGCACAGAGAGACGACGCCCCAAGAAGAAAAACAATTGATTGTTAAAATCCCTTCTGTACAAGTGCTGTTTTTTCTGGAGAGTGCAGAGACTGCACGTTCTGTGTGTGTGACcgattctgaaacccagggcaacttgaagaccttgccttGCTCTACTGAAGatgggaagagttcctgtcagTTAGGCTctcctgaaactcacaagggaaatcacACAGGAGGGACTGcatttccctgtgctgattgtgggaagagattcagtaaTTTAGcacaccttaaaagacaccagcgtgttcacactggagagaagccacacCACTGTAATGATTGTGGGAGAAGTTTCACTCAATTAGGAAGTTTTAAAACACACCAATTAATCCACACAGGACAGAAAACACACCACTGTAATTCATGTGACAAGAGGTTCTCTCGATCAGAATATCTTAAagcacaccagcgcattcacactggagagaaaccacaccactgtaatgaTTGTGGGAAGCGCTTCACTCAATTAGgaaatcttaaaaaacaccaacTAATTCACACAGACgagaaaccacaccactgtaatACATGTGAGAAGAGGTTCTCTCGATCAGAATATCTTAAAcatcaccagcgaattcacacaggagagaagccacacCACTGTAATTATTGTGGGAGAAGTTTCACTCAATTTGGAAGTCTTAAAACACACCAAttaatccacactggagagaaaccacaccatTGTAATGATTGTGGGAAGTGCTTCACTCAATTAGGAAATCTTAAAATACACCAACGgatacacacaggagagaaaccacaccactgtaatgaatgtggaaGAAGTTTCACTCGAATAGACAACCTTAAAAtgcaccaacgaattcacacaggagagaaaccacaccactgcaatgactgtgggaagagcttcactgAATTAGGACATCTTAAAAGACACCAATTAATTCACGCAGCAGCGAAACCCTGA
- the LOC117407669 gene encoding zinc finger protein 568-like isoform X3 yields MKHMTEGQKQQRTTTAKRVRTDQPHSKEVSEMEAAHITPELPIRWVVSADRTVEIKEEVTELGCDQANERSLQEETPPSSITERGIGMKLVRLGRREESEMASSHFTVETPELKPALIKEESPALESVHIKQESPVPESVHIKEESPVLESVHIKEESPVPESVHIKRVILNSKPLSSLQGSLPCPGCGESFNPEGNLETSPGKTLHRCAGCVKTFRESGILNGQQQTGTGKTPYNCHECGADFRHHSTVKHHLRVLKVQLGYPCESEDSEMAPVHIKEELPELDPVHVKEELPELEPVHITEETLALEPVQINEESPEVESAERQHLSGSKVEEREHDSTPLLQCKNSPSDKPQCKKHRETTPQEEKQLIVKIPSVQVLFFLESAETARSVCVTDSETQGNLKTLPCSTEDGKSSCQLGSPETHKGNHTGGTAFPCADCGKRFSNLAHLKRHQRVHTGEKPHHCNDCGRSFTQLGSFKTHQLIHTGQKTHHCNSCDKRFSRSEYLKAHQRIHTGEKPHHCNDCGKRFTQLGNLKKHQLIHTDEKPHHCNTCEKRFSRSEYLKHHQRIHTGEKPHHCNYCGRSFTQFGSLKTHQLIHTGEKPHHCNDCGKCFTQLGNLKIHQRIHTGEKPHHCNECGRSFTRIDNLKMHQRIHTGEKPHHCNDCGKSFTELGHLKRHQLIHAAAKP; encoded by the exons ATGAAACACATGACTGAAGGACAGAAACAGCAACGTACAACGACTGCAAAGAGAG TGAGAACGGATCAGCCTCACTCAAAGGAAGTTTCtgagatggaagcagctcacatcaccccagagcttcctattcgatgggttgtttctgcagacaggactgttgagatcaaggaggaagtgactgagctggggtgtgaccaggccaatgagcggagcctgcaggaggaaacgccaccttctagcatcactgagagag gtattggTATGAAATTGGTACGTCTTGGTAGAAGAGAAGAATCAGAAATGGCATCTTCTCACTTTACAGTGGAGACCCCTGAACTGAAACCTGCCctcattaaagaggagagtcctgcgcTAGAATCGGTCCACattaaacaggagagtcctgttccagaatcagtccatattaaagaggagagtcctgtactagaatcagtccatattaaagaggagagtcctgttccagaatcagtccatattaaaaggGTTATTCTCAATTCTAAACCCTTAAGCAGCTTGCAGGGCTCTCTTCCCTGTCCTGGATGTGGGGAGAGTTTTAATCCTGAAGGAAACCTTGAAACATCTCCTGGAAAGACTCTGCATCGCTGTGCTGGATGTGTGAAGACTTTCAGGGAGTCAGGAATCCTGAACGGACAGCAGCAAACAGGcactggaaagactccatataacTGTCATGAATGCGGGGCAGATTTCAGACACCACAGCACCGTGAAACACCACCTGCGAGTTCTGAAGGTACAGCTGGGTTATCCTTGTGAAAGCGAGGATTCAGAGATGgcgcctgtccacattaaagaggagcttCCTGAACTAGACCCTGTCCATGTGAAAGAGGAGCTTCCTGAGCTGGAACCTGTCCACATTACAGAGGAGACCCTGGCACTTGAACCTGTCCAGATTAACGAGGAAAGTCCCGAGGTAGAATCAGCAGAACGTCAACACCTTTCAG GTTCTAAAGTAGAAGAaagagaacacgactccactccattactgcagtgcaaaaactcTCCCAGTGACAAACCTCAGTGCAAGAAGCACAGAGAGACGACGCCCCAAGAAGAAAAACAATTGATTGTTAAAATCCCTTCTGTACAAGTGCTGTTTTTTCTGGAGAGTGCAGAGACTGCACGTTCTGTGTGTGTGACcgattctgaaacccagggcaacttgaagaccttgccttGCTCTACTGAAGatgggaagagttcctgtcagTTAGGCTctcctgaaactcacaagggaaatcacACAGGAGGGACTGcatttccctgtgctgattgtgggaagagattcagtaaTTTAGcacaccttaaaagacaccagcgtgttcacactggagagaagccacacCACTGTAATGATTGTGGGAGAAGTTTCACTCAATTAGGAAGTTTTAAAACACACCAATTAATCCACACAGGACAGAAAACACACCACTGTAATTCATGTGACAAGAGGTTCTCTCGATCAGAATATCTTAAagcacaccagcgcattcacactggagagaaaccacaccactgtaatgaTTGTGGGAAGCGCTTCACTCAATTAGgaaatcttaaaaaacaccaacTAATTCACACAGACgagaaaccacaccactgtaatACATGTGAGAAGAGGTTCTCTCGATCAGAATATCTTAAAcatcaccagcgaattcacacaggagagaagccacacCACTGTAATTATTGTGGGAGAAGTTTCACTCAATTTGGAAGTCTTAAAACACACCAAttaatccacactggagagaaaccacaccatTGTAATGATTGTGGGAAGTGCTTCACTCAATTAGGAAATCTTAAAATACACCAACGgatacacacaggagagaaaccacaccactgtaatgaatgtggaaGAAGTTTCACTCGAATAGACAACCTTAAAAtgcaccaacgaattcacacaggagagaaaccacaccactgcaatgactgtgggaagagcttcactgAATTAGGACATCTTAAAAGACACCAATTAATTCACGCAGCAGCGAAACCCTGA